The following are encoded in a window of Prochlorococcus marinus str. MIT 1013 genomic DNA:
- a CDS encoding ATP-binding protein, translated as MNNSNLNKNNNFSAYKDDLLKDDLSILERINLWWSRFNLRSKLLAFGTLVVSFIMTLITFFALSSIQKDAGMNDTRYARDLGLLLSGNVTELVAKNQSRELFNVAEKFWRSSRNLRYIFFTDPDGFVKLGIPVSATTKESDVEGALQLTRKLQLPSELKKQPQFPLVRQHSTPQGQVTDVFVPMLWKGEYLGTLALGVTPNKKALATAALTREITVAVFISIWVLVIIGAVFNALTITRPIRELVIGVREIAKGNFKSRVDLPMSGELGELLTGFNAMASRLEDYDAANIEELKAAQVKQQSLIATMADGALLLDEQGNIVLVNPTARRLFRWEGRNLEGQKLLNQLPDSLVKELETPITSLLNNFGDSDDLRCNLEEPPRTLRIVLKSVRDTTGENIKGIAVTVQDLTREVQLNAAQKRFISNVSHELRTPLFNIKSYVETLYDLGEQLTKDEQKEFLGVANSETDRLTCLVNDVLDLSKLESGRTIQLEALSIKEAMEQTLRNYKLNAEDKEVELILNVENNLAFVLGNWDMLLQVLDNLVGNALKFSQEGGTINLKAYTWPDICVASPVDLDNKAPHCEIVSPMPKIRVEVSDTGCGISEIDQQRIFERFYRVEDSVHTEVGTGLGLSIVKGIVDKHGSEIRMASEPDTGTTFWFELPLEDSDADQLLLKSERKNWEIENDKSLIK; from the coding sequence ATGAATAATTCAAATTTAAATAAAAATAATAATTTTTCAGCATATAAAGATGATCTCTTAAAAGATGATTTAAGTATTTTAGAAAGAATAAATTTATGGTGGTCAAGATTTAACTTAAGGTCAAAATTACTAGCATTTGGAACACTAGTAGTAAGTTTTATAATGACACTCATAACATTTTTTGCCTTAAGTAGCATACAAAAAGATGCTGGTATGAACGATACAAGATATGCAAGAGATTTAGGATTATTATTATCAGGAAATGTTACGGAATTAGTAGCGAAGAATCAAAGCAGAGAACTTTTTAACGTAGCAGAGAAGTTTTGGCGCTCAAGCAGAAACTTAAGGTACATTTTCTTTACTGACCCAGATGGCTTTGTAAAACTGGGTATTCCAGTAAGTGCAACAACTAAAGAATCTGATGTTGAAGGTGCTTTACAACTAACTAGAAAACTTCAACTACCAAGTGAATTAAAAAAACAACCTCAATTCCCATTAGTTAGGCAACATTCAACTCCACAAGGCCAGGTAACTGATGTTTTTGTTCCCATGCTTTGGAAGGGTGAGTATCTAGGCACCTTAGCTCTGGGAGTAACACCAAATAAAAAAGCTCTTGCTACAGCAGCATTAACTAGAGAAATTACTGTTGCAGTATTTATTTCTATTTGGGTTTTAGTAATAATAGGTGCAGTATTTAATGCTCTAACAATCACTCGTCCAATTAGAGAGTTAGTCATTGGAGTCAGAGAGATTGCAAAAGGTAATTTCAAATCAAGAGTAGATCTCCCCATGAGTGGAGAACTTGGAGAACTGTTAACTGGATTTAATGCAATGGCATCCAGACTAGAAGACTATGACGCTGCAAATATCGAAGAATTAAAAGCCGCCCAAGTCAAGCAGCAATCTTTAATAGCCACCATGGCAGATGGAGCGCTTCTTCTTGATGAGCAAGGAAATATTGTTTTAGTCAATCCAACTGCAAGGAGACTCTTTCGCTGGGAAGGAAGAAATCTTGAAGGTCAAAAATTATTGAATCAACTTCCTGATTCTCTTGTAAAAGAACTTGAAACACCAATAACCTCCTTATTAAACAATTTCGGAGACAGCGATGATTTGCGTTGCAATCTTGAAGAGCCACCAAGAACACTTCGTATAGTTTTAAAGTCGGTCAGAGACACAACAGGAGAGAATATCAAGGGTATTGCTGTTACAGTTCAAGATCTCACTAGGGAAGTTCAATTAAACGCAGCACAAAAAAGATTCATCAGTAATGTTTCTCACGAATTGAGAACGCCATTATTTAATATCAAAAGTTATGTTGAGACTCTTTATGATTTAGGAGAACAACTTACAAAAGATGAACAAAAAGAATTTCTGGGTGTTGCAAACTCAGAGACAGATAGGCTTACTTGCTTGGTTAACGATGTTCTTGACTTGTCCAAGTTGGAATCTGGAAGAACGATTCAATTAGAAGCACTAAGTATAAAAGAAGCAATGGAACAAACCCTAAGGAACTATAAACTTAATGCTGAGGATAAAGAGGTAGAATTAATACTAAATGTTGAAAATAATTTAGCTTTTGTTTTAGGTAATTGGGATATGCTTCTACAGGTTTTAGACAACCTGGTTGGTAATGCACTTAAATTTAGTCAAGAGGGAGGAACAATAAATTTAAAAGCCTATACATGGCCAGACATATGCGTTGCTTCTCCAGTTGATCTAGACAATAAAGCTCCACATTGTGAGATAGTATCTCCAATGCCAAAAATCAGAGTTGAGGTATCTGATACGGGATGTGGTATTTCTGAAATTGATCAGCAAAGAATATTTGAACGTTTTTACAGAGTTGAAGATTCAGTTCATACGGAAGTAGGTACTGGACTAGGGCTTTCAATCGTTAAAGGGATAGTAGATAAACACGGAAGTGAGATAAGAATGGCTAGTGAGCCAGATACTGGAACGACTTTTTGGTTTGAACTTCCTCTTGAAGACTCTGACGCTGATCAGCTATTGCTAAAATCTGAAAGAAAAAATTGGGAAATTGAAAATGATAAGTCTTTGATTAAATAA
- the purD gene encoding phosphoribosylamine--glycine ligase, with the protein MTKKQKAEELKKILIVGSGGRENSIAWALSKNQYIEQIYVSPGNGGTANFEKCICLKPKSEDKKTIISECQRLEIDLVIIGPEVPLAEGWANKMREAGLTVFGPGKDGAQLEASKEWSKALMIENNIPTAKYWCAESKEEALEILRRFNQPLVVKADGLAAGKGVTVCETIEESKEAIKDIFSGKFGPAGNKVILEEKIEGPEVSIFALCDGEKLIVLPPAQDHKRLLDGDNGPNTGGMGAYAPALLINEQDLKDLTELILIPTLKGLKKKNIKYIGVIYAGLMLTPSGPKVIEFNCRFGDPECQALMPLMGEEFASVLFACARGEIENAPKLTFNPECSACIVAASKGYPESPQKGDKIDIDVESNSSLQVFHAGTTIDKFDNIIASGGRVLSIVAQGESFDKAFDLAYSTLKGISFDGMHYRKDIGYQVRNI; encoded by the coding sequence ATGACAAAGAAACAAAAGGCTGAAGAATTAAAAAAGATATTAATAGTGGGAAGTGGAGGCAGAGAAAACTCCATTGCTTGGGCTCTATCAAAAAATCAATATATTGAACAAATATATGTTTCTCCTGGCAATGGTGGGACCGCCAACTTTGAAAAATGTATTTGCCTAAAACCTAAATCTGAAGATAAAAAAACAATTATTAGTGAGTGTCAAAGACTTGAAATTGATTTAGTCATCATTGGACCTGAAGTCCCCTTGGCTGAGGGTTGGGCAAATAAAATGCGTGAAGCAGGTTTAACAGTTTTTGGTCCAGGCAAAGATGGTGCTCAATTAGAGGCAAGTAAAGAATGGTCTAAAGCTCTGATGATAGAGAACAATATCCCTACAGCCAAGTACTGGTGTGCAGAATCTAAAGAAGAAGCACTAGAAATTCTTAGAAGATTTAACCAACCTCTTGTTGTCAAAGCAGATGGTCTTGCTGCAGGCAAAGGTGTCACTGTTTGTGAAACCATTGAGGAATCTAAGGAAGCAATTAAAGACATATTTTCTGGAAAGTTTGGCCCTGCAGGAAATAAAGTTATTCTCGAAGAAAAAATTGAAGGGCCAGAAGTTTCTATTTTTGCCCTTTGTGATGGAGAAAAATTAATTGTTCTTCCTCCAGCCCAGGATCATAAAAGATTATTGGATGGAGATAATGGTCCAAATACTGGCGGAATGGGAGCTTATGCACCAGCGCTTTTAATTAATGAACAAGATCTTAAAGACTTAACGGAGCTGATTCTTATCCCAACTTTAAAAGGTTTGAAAAAAAAGAATATAAAATACATAGGCGTCATTTATGCCGGCTTAATGCTCACACCCTCTGGACCAAAAGTTATTGAATTTAATTGCCGCTTTGGCGATCCAGAATGTCAAGCTTTAATGCCCTTAATGGGAGAGGAATTTGCTTCTGTCCTTTTTGCTTGCGCTCGAGGAGAGATTGAAAATGCCCCAAAACTTACATTTAACCCTGAATGCAGTGCTTGTATAGTTGCAGCCTCTAAGGGATACCCTGAAAGCCCACAAAAAGGTGACAAGATTGATATTGATGTTGAATCAAATTCTTCACTCCAAGTTTTTCACGCTGGTACCACAATCGACAAATTTGACAATATAATTGCTTCAGGTGGAAGAGTTCTCTCAATAGTCGCTCAAGGAGAAAGCTTCGACAAAGCCTTCGATTTAGCCTACTCTACTTTAAAAGGAATTAGCTTTGATGGTATGCATTATCGAAAAGATATAGGTTATCAAGTTAGAAATATTTAA
- the rpmA gene encoding 50S ribosomal protein L27 translates to MAHKKGTGSTRNGRDSNSKRLGVKAYGGEKVTAGSILIRQRGTSILPGINVGRGKDDTLFALTDGSVHFESIRRGLRNRKRINISTGKAI, encoded by the coding sequence ATGGCTCATAAGAAAGGTACCGGATCAACTAGAAATGGAAGAGACTCAAACTCCAAAAGGCTTGGTGTAAAAGCTTATGGTGGTGAGAAAGTTACAGCTGGATCTATTCTTATTCGCCAAAGAGGTACCTCTATCCTTCCAGGAATCAATGTAGGTAGGGGCAAAGACGATACTCTTTTCGCTCTAACTGATGGTTCAGTGCATTTTGAAAGTATTCGTAGAGGCCTAAGGAATAGAAAGAGAATTAATATCTCCACTGGGAAAGCAATCTAG
- the kaiC gene encoding circadian clock protein KaiC, whose amino-acid sequence MHVQKLPTGIEGFDDICHGGLPNARSTLVSGTSGTGKTVFSLQYLHHGICNFDEPGIFVTFEESPLDIIRNAASFGWDLQELIDQNKLFILDASPDPDGQDVAGSFDLSGLIERISYAIRKFKAKRVAIDSMTAVFQQYDAIYVVRREIFRLIARLKEIGVTTVMTTERIDEYGPIARYGVEEFVSDNVVILRNVLEAEKRRRTVEILKLRGTTHMKGEFPFTMGPQGIVAFPLGAMRLTQRSSNIRISSGVPDLDEMCGGGYFQDSIILATGATGTGKTMLVSKFVEDAYKNKERTILFAYEESRAQLLRNATSWGIDFEKMEADGLLKIICAYPESTGLEDHLQIIKSEITDYKPSRMAIDSLSALARGVSLNAFRQFVIGVTGYAKQEEIAGFFTNTAEEFMGSHSITDSHISTITDTILLLQYVEIRGEMARAINVFKMRGSWHDKRIREYIITNEGPEIKDSFSNFEQIFSGAPHRINPEENVPGVFKSIKPNEE is encoded by the coding sequence ATGCATGTTCAAAAACTCCCCACCGGAATTGAGGGCTTTGATGATATTTGTCATGGTGGGTTACCTAATGCGCGCAGCACTCTAGTTAGCGGAACTTCAGGTACTGGTAAAACAGTTTTTTCTCTGCAATATCTTCATCATGGAATATGTAATTTTGATGAACCTGGCATTTTTGTGACTTTTGAAGAATCTCCTTTGGATATCATTCGAAATGCTGCAAGTTTTGGTTGGGATTTACAAGAATTAATTGACCAAAATAAACTTTTTATTTTAGATGCATCTCCAGATCCAGATGGACAAGATGTGGCTGGAAGTTTTGACTTGTCAGGATTAATTGAAAGGATCAGTTATGCAATTAGAAAGTTCAAAGCTAAGAGAGTAGCGATAGATTCAATGACAGCAGTTTTTCAACAATATGACGCTATTTATGTTGTTAGAAGAGAGATTTTTCGACTAATAGCAAGACTTAAGGAAATAGGTGTGACTACTGTTATGACCACTGAAAGAATAGATGAATATGGTCCAATTGCTAGATATGGAGTTGAAGAATTCGTTTCTGATAACGTTGTTATTTTGAGAAATGTTTTAGAAGCAGAGAAGAGGAGAAGAACTGTAGAGATTTTGAAATTAAGAGGAACTACACATATGAAGGGAGAGTTCCCTTTTACAATGGGTCCTCAAGGAATAGTTGCATTTCCTTTAGGCGCAATGAGGTTGACTCAAAGATCATCAAATATTCGCATAAGTTCTGGTGTTCCCGATTTGGATGAAATGTGTGGAGGAGGTTATTTCCAAGACTCAATTATTCTTGCAACTGGTGCAACTGGTACTGGGAAGACAATGCTAGTTTCTAAGTTTGTTGAAGATGCTTACAAAAATAAAGAAAGAACAATACTTTTTGCATATGAAGAATCAAGAGCACAACTTCTTCGCAATGCAACTAGCTGGGGGATTGATTTTGAAAAAATGGAAGCTGATGGATTATTGAAGATTATTTGTGCTTATCCAGAATCAACTGGATTGGAAGACCATCTGCAAATTATCAAATCAGAGATTACCGATTATAAACCTTCCAGAATGGCAATAGATTCTCTATCTGCATTGGCGAGAGGTGTAAGCCTGAATGCATTTAGACAGTTTGTTATTGGAGTAACTGGTTATGCAAAACAAGAAGAAATAGCGGGATTCTTTACTAATACTGCAGAAGAATTCATGGGAAGCCACTCAATCACTGATTCCCATATCTCAACGATAACTGATACTATTTTGCTTTTGCAATATGTAGAAATAAGAGGTGAAATGGCAAGAGCAATAAATGTTTTTAAGATGCGCGGATCTTGGCATGACAAAAGGATACGTGAATACATTATTACTAATGAAGGACCTGAAATTAAAGATTCATTCTCTAACTTTGAACAGATATTTAGCGGAGCCCCTCATCGTATTAATCCTGAAGAGAACGTACCCGGAGTTTTTAAAAGCATTAAGCCAAATGAAGAGTAA
- the rplU gene encoding 50S ribosomal protein L21, whose protein sequence is MADKKSSSKKEPSQDKTYAIVEASGKQFWLQPNRYYDLDRCHAEVNDILTIEKVLLLNDGKDLKIGKPYIKDAKVEIKVLEHRRGPKIIVYKMRPKKKTRRKNGHRQELTRVLVQSISVGSKTKKAKETKDAKNSASKVES, encoded by the coding sequence ATGGCTGATAAAAAATCATCTTCCAAAAAGGAACCTTCACAGGATAAAACTTACGCAATAGTCGAAGCCTCTGGAAAACAATTTTGGCTTCAACCAAACCGTTATTACGATTTAGACAGATGCCATGCAGAAGTTAATGATATTTTAACTATTGAAAAGGTTCTTCTTCTTAACGATGGTAAAGATTTAAAGATTGGCAAACCTTATATAAAAGATGCGAAAGTAGAAATTAAAGTCCTTGAGCATAGAAGAGGGCCAAAAATAATTGTATATAAAATGAGACCAAAGAAAAAAACAAGGAGAAAAAATGGACATCGTCAAGAACTAACAAGAGTTTTAGTTCAATCAATTTCAGTAGGATCAAAAACTAAAAAAGCAAAAGAGACAAAAGATGCCAAAAACAGTGCTAGTAAAGTAGAATCTTAA
- the kaiB gene encoding circadian clock protein KaiB, which yields MKASKTYILKLYVAGNTPNSMRALNTLREILESEFKGVYALKVIDVLKSPQLAEEDKILATPTLAKILPPPVRRIIGDLSDREKVLIGLDLLYDELTDQEMFYSSDKQSSI from the coding sequence ATGAAGGCAAGTAAGACATATATTCTCAAGCTTTATGTGGCTGGGAATACACCCAACTCAATGAGGGCTTTAAATACTTTGAGGGAAATCTTAGAAAGTGAATTCAAAGGTGTCTATGCTCTTAAAGTTATTGATGTTTTAAAAAGCCCTCAATTAGCTGAAGAAGATAAAATACTTGCTACGCCAACTTTAGCTAAAATTTTACCTCCACCTGTCCGAAGAATAATTGGTGACCTATCAGATAGAGAAAAGGTGCTAATTGGATTGGACCTTTTGTATGATGAGCTAACAGACCAAGAAATGTTTTACTCTTCAGATAAACAATCGAGTATTTAA
- a CDS encoding class I SAM-dependent methyltransferase, whose translation MTNSDLSISRFIKDGFNLRKHLIDFLQINNDQLDKRLLNGVDELAALHPGAFTEDNACDFYEEKVGDAHLIDLASWHLNSSNYIADTLRLQQKFASGKVLDFGGGIGTHALAAAFLPDVEHVWFVDLNPQNRSFVEHRSKELGIENKISVFRDLESTSDVIFDSLVCLDVLEHLPNPAKQLKIFLEKLSPKGIALMNWYFYKGKNGEYPFHFDDPSLIENFFSTLQLNYLEVFHPFLITTRAYKPLNK comes from the coding sequence ATGACCAATTCAGATCTAAGTATTTCCCGCTTCATTAAAGACGGCTTCAATTTAAGAAAACACCTTATTGATTTCCTTCAAATTAATAATGATCAATTAGATAAAAGGTTACTCAATGGTGTTGATGAATTGGCAGCTCTACATCCAGGTGCATTTACTGAGGACAATGCATGCGATTTTTACGAAGAAAAAGTTGGAGATGCTCATTTAATAGATCTAGCATCTTGGCATTTAAATAGTTCTAATTACATAGCTGACACGCTTCGTCTACAACAAAAATTTGCTTCTGGAAAAGTTTTAGATTTTGGTGGTGGAATTGGTACACATGCTCTGGCCGCTGCGTTTTTACCAGATGTTGAGCATGTTTGGTTTGTGGACCTCAATCCTCAAAACCGAAGTTTTGTAGAACATAGGTCTAAGGAATTGGGTATCGAAAATAAGATTTCAGTTTTTAGAGACTTAGAAAGCACATCAGATGTGATTTTTGACTCTCTTGTTTGCTTGGATGTTCTTGAACATCTTCCAAATCCAGCAAAACAATTAAAAATATTTTTGGAAAAACTTTCTCCTAAAGGAATAGCTTTAATGAATTGGTATTTTTACAAAGGAAAGAATGGAGAATATCCTTTCCATTTCGATGACCCTAGTCTGATTGAGAATTTCTTTTCTACATTACAATTAAACTACCTAGAGGTTTTCCATCCTTTTTTAATTACTACTCGAGCTTATAAACCATTAAATAAATAA